A single window of Anaerocolumna chitinilytica DNA harbors:
- a CDS encoding alcohol dehydrogenase catalytic domain-containing protein, with amino-acid sequence MIGRIYRLMDTKRIEMKQREIVIAPDTVLVRPEYLSICAADQRYYLGQRRKEILRSKLPMALIHEATGTVIKDFSGTFQSGAKVVLLPLDEGKEPDVKANYRQDSKFASSSVDGFMRDIVAISSDRLLTIDDSSLYVFTEVLSVALGAIKAFETVKISSADSIGVWGDGSMGFITALALRCKYPQSKIYVFGKFTRKLSKFSFATRKYYIDDIPSNLTVNHAFECVGGKKSEEAIKQIIDCIIPQGVINLMGVSENVVCIDTRKVLDKGLKLVGNSRSDRSDFEDAIKMIRENEICRKYIGLLTSDSIDIKNENDIVRWFEQDTLNDFKTVGRWLI; translated from the coding sequence ATGATTGGGCGCATTTATCGGCTTATGGACACTAAGCGAATTGAGATGAAACAACGTGAAATTGTGATTGCTCCTGACACTGTTCTTGTACGTCCTGAGTATTTATCAATTTGCGCCGCTGATCAGCGTTACTATTTAGGACAACGCCGAAAAGAAATACTGCGTTCAAAACTTCCGATGGCTTTAATCCATGAAGCAACAGGGACGGTTATAAAGGATTTTAGCGGCACGTTTCAAAGCGGTGCTAAAGTTGTTCTTCTACCGCTAGATGAAGGGAAAGAGCCGGATGTAAAAGCAAATTACAGGCAGGACAGCAAGTTTGCCTCAAGCAGTGTAGATGGTTTTATGCGCGACATCGTTGCGATTTCGAGTGACAGGTTATTAACCATTGATGATTCAAGTTTATATGTGTTTACGGAGGTTTTAAGTGTTGCACTTGGTGCCATTAAAGCGTTTGAAACTGTGAAAATATCTTCGGCAGACTCAATCGGTGTATGGGGCGATGGCAGTATGGGTTTTATTACCGCTCTTGCACTACGTTGTAAATATCCGCAATCAAAAATATATGTATTCGGTAAGTTTACACGTAAATTATCTAAGTTTTCATTTGCAACTCGAAAGTACTATATTGATGACATACCAAGTAATTTAACAGTCAACCATGCTTTTGAATGTGTCGGTGGCAAGAAAAGTGAGGAAGCCATTAAACAGATTATCGACTGCATAATACCACAAGGGGTAATAAATCTTATGGGTGTCAGTGAAAATGTGGTTTGTATAGATACTCGGAAAGTGCTTGATAAAGGGCTTAAACTTGTAGGTAATAGTAGAAGTGACAGGAGTGATTTTGAGGACGCGATAAAGATGATTCGCGAAAACGAAATATGCAGAAAGTACATTGGGCTTTTAACATCTGATTCAATTGATATAAAGAATGAAAATGATATTGTCCGGTGGTTTGAACAAGATACTTTAAACGATTTTAAGACGGTGGGACGATGGCTGATATAA
- a CDS encoding SH3 domain-containing protein gives MSLRKKVIMDVNADPYTGCSFEEGNIIYIPESGPYIPRPRDKKGRINYLEKLV, from the coding sequence ATGTCTCTTCGAAAGAAAGTGATTATGGATGTAAACGCTGATCCTTATACAGGGTGTAGTTTCGAAGAAGGCAATATAATCTATATTCCTGAAAGCGGACCCTATATTCCGCGTCCCCGAGATAAGAAAGGAAGAATTAATTATCTTGAAAAATTAGTATAA
- a CDS encoding FkbM family methyltransferase: protein MSENGQMYASIQNDINTINVKSSIVHQDTNYYETYYHFNKSKNKILLVVDDNNSLVGIIGVKEMTNVDSFQSTAIKMANPKFTFLYNDSDYKEKALSLFYENNFNNIPIIDKNGHVIELLNRSDFYELRATTWALGSGEDLIFAFVLRNMKEIFYIDVGAFDPQFGSVTKCFYDCGSHGINIEPLTKQYHMLVKDRPRDININALCSNIDKNEFDFYINESSSTAVASYASDKNKIKKIKSVTLKNIIEKYLPENQVVHFLKIDVEGFEKEVLEGMDFQCCRPWIVMLESTLPGTDIPTWQNWESIIVSNGYSFAGQYGVNRFYVESSVAELLIPRFLSLDTICKRLLVTEVNTTYRVV, encoded by the coding sequence ATGAGCGAAAATGGACAGATGTATGCTAGCATACAGAATGATATAAACACTATTAATGTGAAAAGTTCCATAGTTCATCAGGATACAAATTATTATGAAACATATTATCACTTTAATAAAAGTAAGAATAAAATTCTCCTGGTCGTTGATGATAATAATTCATTAGTTGGAATTATCGGTGTAAAAGAGATGACAAATGTTGATTCGTTTCAATCGACAGCAATTAAAATGGCTAATCCTAAATTCACTTTTTTATACAATGATAGCGACTATAAGGAAAAAGCGCTAAGCTTATTCTATGAAAATAACTTTAATAATATACCAATTATTGATAAAAATGGACATGTAATTGAATTGCTAAACAGATCAGATTTTTACGAATTGAGAGCCACAACTTGGGCACTTGGATCAGGTGAAGATTTAATTTTTGCTTTTGTTCTAAGAAATATGAAGGAGATTTTTTATATTGATGTCGGTGCTTTTGATCCACAATTTGGATCTGTAACAAAATGTTTTTATGATTGTGGTTCACACGGTATCAACATTGAACCACTTACAAAGCAATATCATATGTTAGTGAAAGACAGACCTCGTGATATTAATATTAACGCTTTATGCTCCAACATAGATAAAAATGAGTTTGACTTTTATATTAATGAGAGCTCATCAACAGCAGTTGCAAGTTATGCATCCGACAAGAATAAAATAAAAAAAATAAAGAGTGTTACATTAAAGAACATTATTGAAAAGTATTTACCTGAAAATCAGGTTGTTCATTTTTTGAAAATAGATGTAGAGGGTTTTGAAAAAGAAGTCCTTGAGGGTATGGATTTTCAATGTTGTCGCCCATGGATTGTTATGCTTGAGTCTACATTACCAGGAACTGATATACCTACTTGGCAAAATTGGGAATCAATTATTGTTTCAAATGGGTATTCATTTGCAGGGCAATATGGAGTAAATAGATTTTATGTAGAATCGAGTGTTGCTGAATTACTGATCCCAAGGTTTCTTTCATTAGATACTATTTGTAAACGATTATTAGTAACAGAAGTAAATACAACATATAGAGTTGTTTGA
- a CDS encoding sugar phosphate nucleotidyltransferase has protein sequence MKIVLLSGGSGKRLWPLSNDARSKQFLKVLTDKNGNKQSMAQRVFSQIKEVFPSIDITVATNISQVDSIHSQMGDDIDVVIEPQRRDTFPAIALSCAYLAYEKNVDLNETIIVLPVDPFTEVDFFRELLKLNKLIESEAADIALIGIKPTIPTSKYGYIVPDEAIGETAFTVSCFVEKPDEVKASELIEQGAYWNGGVFAFKLKYMMKIAKNNVKFDSFSELQNKYGELEKVSFDYKVVEKADKTAIVPFKGKWSDIGTWRTLTDEMPVAVSGNVVSERSKNTFVTNELDIPIITLGTKDLIIAASPDGILVSDLVESSHLKTIVEKLEYVRPMYEERRWGEYTVISRNENSLVKRLNLAKGKSISYQAHRFRDVVWVITAGKGKFVLNGETKIVTVGDNVTIKCGQKHSILAIEDLSITEVQIGEILSEADTVQFSSENNEVIG, from the coding sequence ATGAAAATAGTATTATTGTCGGGAGGTTCCGGTAAAAGACTTTGGCCTTTGTCAAATGATGCAAGATCTAAGCAATTTTTGAAAGTCCTTACTGATAAAAATGGAAATAAGCAATCAATGGCACAAAGGGTGTTTAGTCAGATAAAGGAAGTATTTCCAAGCATTGATATAACAGTTGCCACGAACATATCTCAGGTTGATAGTATTCATTCTCAAATGGGTGATGATATTGATGTCGTGATTGAGCCACAGCGTAGAGATACATTTCCCGCAATTGCGCTTTCCTGCGCATATCTTGCCTATGAAAAGAATGTTGATTTGAATGAAACTATAATAGTGTTGCCAGTTGATCCATTTACCGAAGTCGATTTTTTTAGAGAATTATTAAAATTAAATAAATTGATTGAAAGTGAAGCTGCTGATATTGCATTAATCGGAATAAAGCCCACTATTCCTACGTCGAAATATGGATACATCGTTCCTGATGAAGCAATCGGCGAAACCGCTTTTACAGTCAGCTGCTTTGTGGAGAAACCTGATGAAGTTAAGGCTTCGGAGCTTATAGAACAAGGTGCGTATTGGAATGGCGGTGTGTTTGCGTTTAAGTTAAAATATATGATGAAAATAGCCAAGAACAATGTAAAATTTGATAGTTTTTCTGAACTACAGAATAAATACGGTGAGCTCGAAAAAGTCAGTTTTGATTATAAGGTTGTTGAAAAGGCAGATAAAACTGCAATTGTACCTTTTAAGGGGAAGTGGTCGGATATAGGAACTTGGCGGACACTGACGGATGAAATGCCAGTTGCTGTTTCAGGAAACGTGGTATCAGAGCGTTCGAAAAACACTTTTGTTACAAACGAGCTTGATATTCCTATTATTACACTTGGCACGAAAGATTTAATTATAGCTGCGAGTCCTGACGGTATACTCGTGTCAGACTTAGTCGAAAGTTCACATCTGAAGACAATTGTAGAAAAGTTAGAATATGTCCGTCCAATGTATGAAGAGCGGCGTTGGGGAGAATACACAGTTATTTCAAGAAATGAAAATAGTTTAGTTAAGCGCTTGAATCTTGCAAAAGGTAAGTCGATAAGTTATCAGGCACACAGATTTCGCGATGTAGTATGGGTAATAACCGCCGGCAAAGGCAAATTTGTACTTAACGGTGAAACAAAAATAGTTACTGTAGGCGATAATGTGACAATTAAATGTGGTCAAAAGCATAGCATATTGGCAATTGAGGACTTGTCAATTACGGAAGTACAGATTGGTGAAATATTGTCGGAAGCTGATACTGTACAGTTTTCGTCGGAAAATAATGAGGTGATTGGATAA
- a CDS encoding class I SAM-dependent methyltransferase codes for MSVSAIKCCRVCDNHNMELVLDLGIQELTGVFPKNKDEKITEGPLQLLFCPKCGLLQLAHSYELGEMYGENYGYRSGLNQSMVAHLSSKAKRLSSQYGLIAGDIVLDIGSNDGTTLNAYSVQGLTKIGMDPTGVKFNQYYKPDVRLISDFFSADKFLEESENKRAKVVTSISMFYDLESPIAFAEEVERVLADDGVWHLEQSYMPTMLRQNAYDTVCHEHLEYYSLTVIKYIVERVGMRIIDVSMNDINGGSFAVTVSKTGSMHKSNDVLINWVLNQEANLKLNMVVSYLKFAERVKSHKDAFSYMLNDFVRKGASIYGYGASTKGNVILQYCGITENEITAIAEINPDKYGAFTPKTLIPIQSEVEVKKLKPDFLVVFPWHFRNNILAKESEYINNGGKFIFPLPFIEVV; via the coding sequence ATGAGCGTTTCAGCAATCAAGTGTTGCAGAGTGTGCGATAATCACAATATGGAATTGGTCTTGGATTTAGGTATTCAGGAATTAACTGGGGTTTTCCCAAAAAATAAAGACGAAAAGATTACTGAAGGCCCTTTGCAGTTGCTGTTTTGCCCAAAATGTGGTCTGTTGCAACTCGCGCACAGCTATGAATTAGGTGAAATGTATGGCGAAAATTATGGATATCGGTCGGGTCTGAATCAGAGTATGGTTGCTCATTTATCGTCAAAAGCTAAGCGTCTTTCTTCACAATATGGGCTTATTGCAGGCGATATTGTGTTAGATATTGGCTCAAACGACGGAACAACGTTAAATGCGTATTCGGTACAGGGTCTAACTAAAATCGGTATGGATCCGACGGGTGTTAAATTTAATCAGTATTATAAACCTGATGTCAGATTGATTTCAGACTTCTTTTCAGCAGATAAATTTTTGGAAGAAAGTGAGAATAAACGAGCAAAAGTAGTTACATCGATTTCGATGTTTTATGACTTGGAGAGCCCGATTGCTTTCGCTGAAGAGGTTGAACGTGTTCTCGCAGATGACGGTGTGTGGCATTTAGAACAAAGCTATATGCCAACGATGTTGCGTCAAAATGCTTATGATACTGTTTGTCATGAGCATCTCGAATATTATTCTCTAACAGTAATCAAGTATATTGTAGAAAGAGTCGGGATGAGAATTATAGACGTTAGTATGAATGACATTAATGGTGGGAGCTTTGCTGTAACCGTTTCAAAGACAGGTTCAATGCATAAATCCAATGATGTGCTTATCAATTGGGTTCTTAACCAAGAAGCAAATTTAAAATTGAATATGGTGGTTTCATACTTGAAATTTGCCGAAAGGGTAAAATCGCATAAGGACGCATTCAGCTATATGCTTAACGATTTCGTGAGAAAAGGTGCGTCTATATATGGTTATGGAGCATCAACAAAAGGAAATGTCATATTACAATACTGCGGTATAACAGAAAATGAAATAACAGCGATAGCGGAGATAAACCCAGATAAGTATGGTGCATTTACCCCTAAAACACTTATACCCATACAATCGGAAGTTGAAGTCAAAAAATTGAAGCCGGACTTTCTCGTAGTATTTCCTTGGCATTTTAGAAATAACATATTAGCCAAGGAAAGCGAATATATCAACAATGGCGGCAAGTTCATATTCCCGCTACCATTTATTGAAGTGGTATAA
- a CDS encoding radical SAM protein yields MNANFNPKLPLVLYGAGRNASNAYAQVLSLGIKPVCFTDKDSKKWGKPAYLGGNLTVLALDEVRKKYCDFNIYITVAQSGSFAKLAVEAYLVEEEGISSDKILNFEPYIKRISCGLFEDTIAPLGERDIGLCRGGRLINVTQMPTTEWVDDPAKALDDFLAMRQKLINDNQENLVNSPCNNCIVLRNAAWPSEYHVRNYVLSTEPKSPCQFKCIYCYAGHYGNNDFETKKSSDKAIDKRVDLLLELEKRGLADPAFTVISLSDGEIAVDPKRANLYKLIERYKSWIYTNAGIYSEEIAVLLKKGLTHIVVSIDAGTRETFTKIKGIDAYIKVCENLKKYSAIAPRLVRLQYIYLPNRNDDIKDIDGFVELCDNINPEMVSVLLDVLSDKNTLDMKVLLGFFDLLDKLLLHGHSLFIGANVFLSNEERDIILDFAKNKDDGLIRDEQYYHRLKLALNEKVY; encoded by the coding sequence ATGAATGCTAATTTTAATCCTAAATTACCACTGGTTTTATATGGAGCAGGTCGAAACGCGAGTAACGCATACGCTCAAGTACTTTCGCTTGGTATTAAACCTGTTTGCTTTACAGATAAAGATTCTAAAAAATGGGGTAAACCAGCATATTTAGGAGGTAACCTTACGGTTCTGGCGCTTGATGAAGTGCGTAAAAAGTATTGCGATTTCAACATTTATATTACTGTTGCACAAAGCGGATCTTTCGCAAAATTAGCGGTGGAGGCTTATTTGGTTGAAGAAGAAGGTATTTCTTCCGATAAGATTCTTAACTTTGAACCCTATATAAAACGTATTAGCTGCGGACTTTTTGAAGATACAATTGCGCCACTCGGGGAACGCGACATCGGTTTATGCAGAGGAGGACGTTTAATAAACGTGACGCAAATGCCAACTACTGAGTGGGTGGACGACCCTGCTAAAGCTTTAGATGATTTTCTTGCGATGCGCCAAAAATTAATTAATGATAATCAGGAAAATCTAGTAAATTCACCATGCAATAACTGCATCGTTTTAAGAAATGCAGCTTGGCCGAGTGAATACCATGTTAGAAATTATGTGTTATCTACTGAGCCTAAATCCCCTTGCCAGTTCAAATGTATTTATTGTTACGCGGGGCATTATGGGAATAACGATTTTGAAACTAAAAAATCCAGTGATAAAGCAATTGATAAACGTGTTGATTTGCTACTTGAATTAGAGAAGCGTGGGCTTGCAGATCCTGCATTTACCGTTATTTCACTTTCTGATGGGGAAATTGCAGTTGATCCTAAAAGAGCAAATTTATATAAGCTTATTGAACGATACAAATCGTGGATATATACTAACGCTGGAATTTATAGCGAAGAAATTGCAGTGCTTTTAAAAAAAGGTCTTACACATATAGTTGTAAGTATAGATGCGGGTACACGTGAGACTTTTACAAAAATCAAAGGTATAGACGCATATATAAAGGTATGTGAAAACTTAAAAAAATACTCTGCTATTGCCCCGCGATTAGTAAGATTGCAATATATATACTTACCTAACAGGAACGATGACATCAAGGATATTGACGGATTTGTAGAGCTTTGTGATAATATTAATCCAGAGATGGTTTCGGTATTGCTTGATGTTTTGTCAGATAAAAATACCCTTGACATGAAAGTACTTTTGGGGTTCTTTGATTTACTCGATAAATTACTCTTACATGGACATAGTCTTTTTATTGGTGCTAATGTTTTTCTTTCTAATGAGGAGCGAGACATAATTTTGGATTTCGCAAAAAACAAAGATGACGGTCTTATTCGAGACGAGCAGTATTATCATCGGCTAAAGCTTGCACTAAACGAAAAGGTGTATTAA
- a CDS encoding LicD family protein, with the protein MADIRFAVEREKKEIKITPEILKELQAIQLEILIEFDRICNENHIDYSLDGGTLLGAVRHKGFIPWDDDIDIIMLRRDYEKFFKLYTSGLINEKFFLQEHRTDKFYMVGYPRIQRNNTIYRRAGHEHMKYHQGVFIDLFVLDNVPDSKFFRSLHRLLCFCCRKILWSKSGKKLAKNIVLRMWWTIVALIPAKFAFGLNNTLAHLANRRETVLVRHNTHPYPNPKVCGYGIPRVLLDSFTTLEFEGIKFKAVTEYDKYLTMLYGDYMKLPSRDKQVPHIHLSAFEGVKK; encoded by the coding sequence ATGGCTGATATAAGATTTGCAGTGGAGAGAGAAAAAAAAGAGATTAAGATAACACCTGAGATATTAAAGGAACTGCAAGCAATTCAACTTGAAATATTGATAGAATTTGATCGTATTTGCAATGAAAATCACATTGATTATTCTCTTGACGGAGGAACTTTGCTCGGTGCAGTTCGCCATAAAGGCTTTATTCCTTGGGATGATGATATCGATATAATCATGCTCAGGAGAGATTATGAAAAGTTTTTTAAGTTATATACATCAGGATTAATTAACGAAAAATTTTTCTTACAAGAACATCGAACAGATAAGTTTTATATGGTTGGTTACCCGAGGATTCAGCGTAATAATACGATTTATCGTCGGGCCGGTCATGAGCATATGAAGTATCACCAAGGTGTTTTTATTGATTTATTTGTGCTTGATAATGTACCGGATAGTAAATTCTTCAGGTCGTTACACAGATTATTGTGCTTCTGCTGCCGTAAAATATTATGGTCAAAGAGCGGGAAAAAGCTTGCAAAAAATATAGTTTTAAGAATGTGGTGGACAATAGTGGCATTAATACCTGCCAAATTTGCGTTTGGCCTCAATAACACTCTTGCTCATCTTGCCAACAGGCGTGAAACTGTTTTAGTTCGACATAACACGCACCCATATCCAAATCCGAAAGTATGCGGTTATGGCATACCGCGAGTGTTACTTGATAGTTTTACCACACTTGAATTTGAGGGAATAAAATTTAAAGCAGTTACGGAGTATGATAAATACCTTACTATGCTATATGGTGATTATATGAAGTTGCCATCGAGGGACAAACAAGTGCCGCATATTCATTTATCGGCGTTTGAGGGGGTGAAAAAGTAG
- a CDS encoding LbetaH domain-containing protein, which produces MKRKTIAVVSNDIDWSMLTGYSFANGLYHKLSEKYFIKIIIPSIGDDYFLGETERHINSNMVIKRIFPSGSYWRSTFNKKELQDYPIYEWLMFYEDDVLVANLRAEVDDEDIIICNSLFPFNLVYQAFPDRDIIYRSLDVMYSAFCGLHEWILSKNTDITNEEKQKMKGVEKTLFEFEKQACDKSRFILSLTENDENAMSRLFNVNSGKFIRMPLCFDKADFYDGFIPQSDNTLTVVNCVLISSNYYCAYELIKQIVNLSSELQMYTFHFIGSCCDAFKDDIFPSNCIKHGIVSDDKKKELLRMADCALTIPLQIHGMNAKNWDYILYGCVMLSDEQGVRGYGLKKGKDYLFTDPKRLRESLIEFKEMPKNIRLNIAQSAYKCALSELRYENYIPTFETLFKPYINDVKTECYIFGAGVEGKKCYEFIKESKFKCIGFIDNNEKIRNTKIYDETVFSPVDILGSISSEKKIYVIIAIRKIEIFTEIYKQLRTMICSDKILLFYNSVLYTENFNLEKLIEGETK; this is translated from the coding sequence GTGAAAAGAAAAACTATAGCTGTTGTTAGCAATGATATTGATTGGTCGATGTTAACAGGATACTCTTTTGCTAACGGGTTATATCATAAATTATCAGAAAAATACTTCATAAAAATAATTATACCAAGTATAGGTGACGATTATTTTCTTGGTGAAACAGAACGACACATAAACAGTAATATGGTAATAAAACGAATATTTCCAAGTGGCAGTTACTGGCGCAGTACATTTAACAAGAAAGAATTGCAGGATTATCCAATCTATGAATGGCTTATGTTTTATGAAGATGATGTTTTGGTAGCTAATTTAAGAGCAGAGGTTGATGATGAAGATATTATTATTTGCAACTCACTGTTCCCATTCAATTTAGTATATCAAGCTTTTCCTGACAGAGATATAATATATCGCAGCCTCGATGTTATGTATTCTGCTTTTTGTGGATTACACGAGTGGATTCTTTCAAAAAATACAGATATAACAAATGAGGAAAAGCAGAAAATGAAAGGTGTTGAAAAAACGCTTTTTGAATTTGAAAAACAGGCATGTGATAAATCCCGGTTTATATTGTCTCTTACCGAAAATGATGAGAACGCAATGAGCAGATTGTTCAATGTAAATTCTGGTAAATTTATAAGAATGCCTTTGTGTTTTGATAAAGCTGATTTTTATGATGGGTTTATTCCGCAAAGTGACAATACCTTGACTGTAGTAAACTGCGTTTTGATTTCATCGAATTATTATTGTGCATATGAATTAATAAAGCAAATAGTAAATTTATCCTCCGAATTGCAAATGTACACATTTCATTTCATCGGTTCTTGCTGTGATGCCTTCAAGGATGACATATTTCCTTCGAATTGTATAAAACATGGTATAGTAAGCGATGATAAGAAAAAAGAACTATTAAGAATGGCCGATTGTGCTCTTACTATTCCTCTCCAGATACACGGAATGAATGCTAAAAACTGGGACTATATTTTATATGGCTGTGTAATGCTTTCTGATGAACAAGGAGTTCGGGGATATGGTCTCAAAAAAGGGAAGGATTATCTCTTTACGGATCCTAAGAGACTGCGTGAAAGCCTTATTGAGTTTAAGGAAATGCCAAAAAACATACGACTTAATATTGCTCAGAGTGCATATAAATGTGCATTGTCAGAGTTGCGATATGAAAATTATATTCCGACTTTTGAAACATTATTCAAGCCTTATATTAACGATGTTAAAACAGAATGTTATATTTTTGGTGCAGGGGTTGAGGGAAAGAAATGCTATGAATTTATCAAAGAATCAAAGTTCAAATGCATTGGCTTTATTGACAACAATGAAAAAATAAGAAATACAAAAATTTATGATGAGACCGTATTCTCACCTGTCGATATACTTGGTAGCATTTCAAGCGAGAAAAAGATATATGTAATAATTGCTATTAGAAAAATTGAGATTTTTACAGAGATTTATAAGCAATTACGTACAATGATTTGCTCTGATAAAATTCTATTGTTTTACAATTCTGTTTTGTATACGGAAAATTTCAACCTTGAAAAACTGATTGAAGGAGAAACGAAATGA
- the gmd gene encoding GDP-mannose 4,6-dehydratase, whose amino-acid sequence MKKALITGITGQDGSYLAELLLEKGYTVYGLYRRKSRLDYGNVTHLINKIKFVEGDLTDYPSLVSAIKESQPDEVYNLAAQSFVAASFHQPIATTEIDALGVVHLLEAIRNVKPDTKFYQASTSELFGGVYNEACDENTPFYPRSPYGVAKLYAHWITKNYRESYGLFACAGILFNHESERRGKEFVTRKITSTIAAIKKGHMDCLELGNLSAKRDWGHAEDYVRAMWLMLQQDRPDEYIIATGETRTVREFASVAFKAAGLDVRFEGEGVNEVAIDNNTGKTVLRVNQQFFRPAEVDVLLGNPAKAEKKLGWVREVGFNALVERMVVSDEQLWRMN is encoded by the coding sequence ATGAAAAAAGCGTTGATAACTGGAATAACCGGGCAAGATGGTTCATACCTTGCAGAACTATTGCTTGAAAAGGGATATACAGTTTATGGATTGTATCGTCGTAAAAGCAGGCTGGATTACGGAAATGTTACGCATTTAATAAATAAAATTAAATTTGTTGAGGGTGATTTGACTGATTATCCATCACTTGTCAGTGCGATTAAAGAGAGCCAACCAGACGAAGTTTATAATCTTGCTGCGCAAAGCTTTGTGGCTGCAAGTTTTCATCAACCCATTGCAACGACGGAAATTGACGCACTTGGTGTCGTTCACTTACTTGAAGCTATTCGTAACGTAAAACCTGACACAAAATTTTATCAGGCATCAACAAGCGAATTATTCGGCGGAGTATATAACGAGGCTTGTGATGAAAACACTCCCTTCTATCCGCGCAGCCCTTACGGTGTTGCAAAATTATATGCTCATTGGATAACAAAAAATTATCGCGAGAGTTATGGTTTATTTGCTTGTGCCGGAATATTATTCAACCACGAATCCGAACGGCGCGGCAAAGAATTTGTTACCCGAAAGATAACAAGTACCATAGCAGCTATTAAGAAAGGTCATATGGATTGTCTAGAACTAGGAAATCTTTCAGCAAAACGGGATTGGGGACACGCAGAAGATTATGTTCGGGCGATGTGGTTGATGCTGCAACAGGATAGGCCGGATGAATATATAATAGCAACAGGGGAAACCCGTACTGTTCGAGAGTTTGCAAGTGTAGCATTTAAAGCAGCAGGGTTAGATGTACGTTTTGAAGGCGAAGGAGTGAACGAGGTTGCGATAGATAATAATACAGGTAAAACTGTATTAAGAGTCAATCAACAGTTTTTCCGTCCAGCGGAGGTTGATGTGCTTCTTGGGAATCCAGCTAAGGCTGAAAAAAAGCTCGGGTGGGTTCGCGAAGTCGGGTTTAATGCTTTGGTAGAGAGAATGGTAGTAAGTGATGAGCAACTTTGGAGGATGAACTGA
- a CDS encoding nucleoside-diphosphate sugar epimerase/dehydratase — MIYNRVLIFGAGNQFRKYISQISSDFEVIGVTDNNKTIQNSKIQQYIILSPLVALKLPYDLIIVTPYVGREQIVNQLISLGVDTLKIFCNRFIVIRQTKHILSEI; from the coding sequence GTGATATATAATAGAGTACTGATTTTTGGCGCAGGTAATCAATTCAGGAAGTATATTAGCCAGATATCTTCCGATTTTGAAGTAATCGGCGTTACCGATAATAATAAAACAATACAAAATAGTAAAATACAGCAATATATAATACTTTCACCTCTCGTGGCCTTGAAACTTCCGTATGATTTGATTATTGTCACACCATATGTTGGCAGAGAACAAATTGTTAATCAGTTGATTTCGCTTGGTGTAGACACACTGAAGATTTTTTGTAACAGATTCATAGTGATTCGCCAGACAAAGCATATATTATCGGAGATATAA